The genomic window tatgACTTCCATAGGACTAAACAAGGTTCCCAAAGTGTTTGACTTTTCCATAAAATCAACGCATGTCATAAATATATTACttaaatgtaattattttaattaattataatagaaaaagctatggatatattttataaaacacaaacaacCACGGTAAATGATTTAAAGTGggattgatgtattttttagaaatttaaaatttttttgtttgaaattatttttttatattattttgatatgctgatattaaaaataatttttaaaaaataaaaatatataattttaatattttctaaataaaatatattttaaaccataactattataattatttcaaatattccCTTGTGAAAGTCTTTGGCTCCTTTCATCTTCTTAATTACGAAGCATCCTAGCTAGAGACTATTCTCTTGTTCCACGATGTGAATCATTGCTGGCTTTTAGATTATCAATggttttttggattgttttagtgctttaaaaatatttaaaaaaaaaattaaaaatttttatttttttgttttaaatttttatttttttaatgtttttcatcattttgatacgttgatgtcaaaaatattttttaaaaaataaaaaaaatattattttaatatatttataagtaaaaaatactttaaaaaataaccgtaaccacactctcaaatatgTACTCCCTTTGtctagaaatttaattttgagggTTTAGACTGATTGATGaatgattttgtttcttttatatatatatatatatatattaattatggttagagatttaaatgaaagatattttagtttttgtaagtGATTATCCCTACCACAAgatcttaaaataaaaggattgcacgtagaatttattctaattatttaattatattagaagataaaatataataatcaaatcGCCCAAGCCTGATCTATTTCTTTAATTGATTCCACGGTCCATATCTTCAAAATGCATGACTTTTCTATAAAATCAACACGTGAATTCTATATAATCAACACATGACATAAACATGTTACTTATGGATAGATTTTATCAAACGCATTTAACAATCATTAAAAGAAGATTCTGCATGCTTGATTTTTACTTCAAATCTACTCATAAACTAGtatatataactaaaataaagtttttgaaatctGAAATATTCTTTCTCAATTTTAACTGGGGaactatttctattttttttcaagattaatttctatttcattattaataaaaaataaataaatcgtgCAAGGTTTATTGTTTTAACTCTTCAATGATTGACGCTAGaatttcctctctctttttttttcttttttcttatagaaAAATTGAATACAACggatctaatattaaaaaatccgAGTAAATATAAAACACGTGTTTGATGTTTTATGGGTACCCGACAAACAGTGAATAGTAGACACGGCTGATCTCTAACTACGCGGTCCGTATTCATATCGGAAGACCTCCCCTATATAAACCCTCGCTTTCCGATTTTTCCTtccacaaaaaggaaaaaaaactccaaaaacacACGCTTGTGAATTGTGACCCTTCCTTCTGTCATGGAGTGGGTAAGAGGGCAGTGTATTGGATCCGGCAGTTCTTCTAGGGTTCATCTTGCAACCCTCAAACAACATCCTTCGGTGCTGGCAGTGAAGTCTTGCGCAGAATCTGACTCTAGTCTACTCGAGAACGAGAGGGAAGTTGTCACGGAGCTTGGTTATTGTCCACAAATCATCCAATATTTCGGCGACAGCCATACCGTTGAAGAAAAGAACGAGCGTCTATACAATCTGTTGTTGGAGTACGCTAAAGGAGGCAGTTTATCACAAAAACTCAACAAATTTGGCTGCTTTCAAGAGCGAGATGTCAAAGATTATGCAAGATCGATTCTTAAGGGTCTGCGTCATATCCACGCCAAGGGTTTTGTTCACTGTGACTTGAAACTTGATAACATATTGTTGTTTGAGAATGAGGAAGTAAAAATTGCAGATTTTGGGTTGGCAAGGAAAGCAGGAAAGGCACAGGGGAGAGCGGAAATTAGAGGGACTCCTCTATACATGGCCCCCGAGTCAGTGAATGACAATGTGTACGAATCAGGGGTTGATATTTGGGCCCTTGGGTGTGCTGTTATTGAGATGTTGACAGGGAAACCAGCGTGGAGTTGCAAACCAGGGACCAATATGTTTGTATTGTTGATCAGAATTGGGAAAGGTGATGAATTGCCAACAATACCTGAAGAATTGTCCCAACAAGGCAAAGATTTTCTGTCTAAGTGTTTTGTCAAAGATCCTAAACGAAGATGGACTGCTGACATGCTTCTGGAACATCCTTTTGTTGCTGATCAAGGGAAGGGCACTGTTCCATTGAGAGAAGAAATTGAAGTGTCATCAACTTCACCAAGATGCCATTTTGATTTCCCAGATTGGGTTTCAATTCAATCACCATCACCTAGATCAGAGTTTTTGTCCGATGATGGAGTGGGATTAGTCTTTCCTTcattaaattcttcttcttgGATCTCAGCTTCAGATAGAATCCGGCAACTGGCGAGTGATCAATGTTGCAATTGGTCGGATTCTGGATTTTGGGTCGCTGTTAGGTGAGCCAGAGTCAAAGCAGAGAAGGAGATGCAAGCAATTGGGAAGATAACTTTTCATTAACATCGACCTGTTGAtattattcatttcattttttttttacagtcatGATTGGAGGCTCAACGGGTTGAGCTCACTGTAcagatttttctaatttttttgccTTGAAATACAATTTAATTGCTTCACCAAGAAAGttggtcttttttttctccttacagctgttattattgaatatggttgtcatcaatttttttttttaattattttaccagTTGATGGCATGAATCTCTGCCTTGAACATGATAGCTATGACGTATTTTACATGATAGCTATGTAATCTTGTTCTGGGTTTACTAGAGGCATAAAGAAATCTTTTAGGTTTGATTCTTCCTTTTCTATGTTAGGAGAGAATTTAGTACGATCGATTGACTGGATTCGAaagtattttcctttcttttttcttaatccGATGTGAAATTGCCAATTTGGTTAAATTAGGAACTTTCCTATTGccagtgagaaaaaaaaaattattttatttctttccgtCTCCTAATGGGAAAAGGCCCACCTTGTTAGACCTGATGAAGAATCAGGGAAGCATCCTGGAAATTGTTCTCTAAGATACCTTGATGGGCACCGTCGTCGTGACCCAATGGCATTCGTCAGGAACAGCAGCGGTAATTTCTCTCCCAATCCAAAGACTGAGGCAACGCAGAAAGAGACCAACTATTCTATGTAAAAACAGGCCACCAAAGTCACCGCAGTTTGTTCATGACCGGCGGCCTTTGCTGAAGACTTCTGTCACAACCACCTCTGTCGTTTCCATAATCTTAACCccatttaaaagaagaaaaaaaaaatataaatgattaaGAAGATTTGATGGGATCGTACAACTGCATGATAGATCAGATGGAAACTTGAAAGCAATGCATCAATCAGTGGCTTGATATAaacaacaatttatttatttattattaaaatttatttggtccCGAATATATTCCACATTTTACACGAGGGAACATGCCCATTGATGTAAACGTGGGCCATTTTGAGCATGCGGTAATTGAAATACTATAGTGCACACGTGGGCCTTTACATCAGGCAAAATGTTTGGTCACAACAACTTatattgactttcctttgtgttgaaattattttattattgttttaggtCGAGAAGGACAGAGAACTCTCATAGGCTCGACGCGTTTCCAAGTTTTTAAGAATGGATTTCTTGCTCTTCTAGGCCTCAGCTAGCGAGAGCCCGAAATCTATACACAAGTTCGAAGCAAAGTTTAGGGCCTCACCTGCCTAGAGGAACCTAGTGTTTAAGAAATCTGAAGTTTTTTAGTGTTATtccttttttcaaaatagacggtaaattcattttcaaataaaaaaatatatataaatggtttgttttatataaaatattcaattaaaaacactCCCTTTGAcgtaatagataaaataaattttaatttctttgacaaagaaattaaaattaaaatacttttgatttattatttgaacACGAGggaataattttctttgtatggATGTTTCGTCTTATTTTGCGTGTATAAGTTCATTTTGATATTTCCAAGAAAATCTtgggaatttttattttctgtggATTTTTTTTGCACTGCCAGAACTATTTTCAAACGTGTTGATCATTCCctagatatatatttttgaacaaAACTAGAGGGCCAATCCGAAAGTGTGAAGCCTGTGTAATGCCCGAGGTTTCGAAAAACTCAGGTCGATCGGGCGGCGTTGCCTAAGCACAAAAAACCTGCAGCCCGGATTGAGCCCTGCTTGCTGCTTATACAAATCTGACTGCCCACAAACAAATCTAGAGGTGAATTAGATTTTATCTCAGATTGGCTTAAAGCTACAACCACAAGCAACTTTACCAAGCTATTTGGTGcccattttattgatttgtttcatTAAGGGTCTTTTGTTTAccataaaatgttttaaaaataaaaagaatattttatacataagatgtattttaatgtttaacttgaaaaatatttttttatattcataaaaataaaagatagtaGTGATGGaaagataatgataatgataataatgatagcAGTAATAGAAAAGTGGTTGAATGATTTAGTAAGTTCATCACTATTCATAAGATATTTtatgaattgaaaataatttctaataaaaaaaattaaatttaaaggatgaccgtaaaatatttttattattatttagttttcttGTGAAAATACCttgcaagaaataaatatagaaaaatattttctagaaatAATAAACATggagaaatttataaaatattttcgtgtaaaatattttataaaagacaATCATacataaaatctaatttaattttctggATGTTTGTGAAGAACATGTAGGATCTTTATGTGGGATTCTGTTGTGGGATATGAATATAATGTAGTCATATGGacaatgaatttatttaagCATCAATCTAGTCTCGTggtcagaaaaataaattaataacaaattcCACCGACGAATCCTGcatgcattttcttttattttctgatgCTAATGGGTCCAAAATCTTCTCTGACAATCAACTACAGGTACTTTGCCAgttgcctgtttttttttttggcagattTACTCATTTTGCCTGATTGCcatatgaatatttattgatAGCTGCATTTATTCTTTCTTGATTGATAGAACTTTAAGTTGTCTGCGAAACCTAGTTTGCCGGTTCATATATTATTgtgaaaaaactataataattattgatgaatattGCAAGCTAGAAAGAACACAAgatttaacatgaaaatatgCATATATCCACATGAATGAGGAGCTTTACTTACCTCTGACTGGAACTCCATCTATGACTACAGTACATagtaatctaaaaatatctccTAATAATTTATGACCCTTCATCACTGTCATAACACATTTACTCAGCTTCAATACTctatttttaaacttgaaattaaagCCATTACGGTCTAAAGTGACTAATGAAATCAAATTCTTTCTTAAATCTGGTATATTTATAACATTACACAAAGTTCTAACAACaccattaaatattttaattttaattttaatattccatATTCCTAAAACTTTGCATAGATCATCGTTACCCATTAGAACTTAATCAGAATTGACTAACTTGTAGGTGTTTAACCaatatttatttggtttcaTGTTATAAGAATATGCTGAAAACAATATCCAAGAATCTGTGAGATGATCTGAACTAGATGAAATAGAAATCATATCTCTATCGCCGATCTCTAAGTCCTTTTCCACTATATTCACAGGCTTTGATGAATCCTCTTTTGTTCTctatatccctttttttttcttaggacATTCTCATTTTATATGCCTTATTCTTTCACACTTATAACACTATATGTCCTTCCTTTTCCTAGATCTGGACCAAGCTTTATTGTTTCTCGATTCATTCCAGGATTTGTTTCTCCCACACTTTTGATTACTACTCACCACCAGCCTTTTTCCTTGTAAATTTTCATCACTAGCTTTCTTccttaaattaaaacttaaaagggcACTTGTGATCTCTTCCAGTATGAGGGTTTCATTCCCCCACATCAGAGTTGTAACCAAATTTTTAAACGTAAAGGAAGCAGGAAGGGAATTCAGTAACATCAACGCATTATCTTCATCGTCGAACTTCATATCAATTCCCTTCAAATCATTAATGATCTAATTGAACACATTGATATACTTATTCAAATTTATGCCCTCCGACATCTTAAACCCAAACAATTTCTGCCTAAGATAAAGTTTGTTTAACAATGACGTGGACATATACTGACTTTCTAGTTTTTCCCAAACTTCTACTGGTGATTCCTCATCCATGACATGATGCATCATGTCATCATCCAGACAAAGCCTGATAGTTGCCACAACCCTCACTTTCAGTTCCTACCAATATATGTCATTCATGCcttctagttgttttttatataacgCCTTTGTTATGTCCTAGTGGACCAACAGatcttttatccttttttgcTATAAtccaaaattttcaaatccaTCAAACTTGACCATGCTAAATTTTGCATAAGAAATCCTTGACATCATAGACAGGCTTTGATACTAATTGCTGTAAGAGACCTATGataattattgatgaatatttCAATAGGAGAGAAACtagaaagaatataaaatttaacgTGGTTCAACAATGTGCCTATATCCACAGGAGCGAGGAACTTTTATTTTCACTAATGTTAAATAAGATTACATAGTATGTATTTATAGTAGACCATAAACCACTAAAGGAGCCTAACCGTCCAAAAGTCCAACCACCTAAGGggtattaagaattttttagtaATACTCTTTTACCGTACAACGAGAGCATTATTTTCACTATATGTTGTTCCGCTTTGCTTCACTCCACTCCAACATCTATCTATAAGTCATAAACTACAACAAATATTAATGGAAACAAGTaaaagaccttttttttttttcatgtagatAAATAATGAGGGGGTTTAGgaggtgtttggaagtgtggtaacaattgtttttcaaaatgcttttaacttggaaatgaatcaaaatatttttttttatttttaaaaattatttgtaatatcagtgcatcaaaacgatttaaaaacataaaaaaaatttaattttaaacaaaaagattgaaattttaaccaaTTCTTGTTTGAAACGCAATACCAAACGGAGTGGCTTAATGCTTACAATACCAGTAGCCACGTTGAAATAAGAGTAAGATAGATATAGAGATGTTAATGTAACAtggacaacaaaaacaaaaagcagtGTTGTAAAATATGAGCTTCGCTGCGAAGTTCACTAACACCATTTCTGTTACCAATCCTAAGGAGTCCATTCCAGCTTGTACGATAAATTTATATAACACTATGCTTTACAAACATAAATCAATATCCCATTCATCATCACACAAATTCTTCAAtatctttctttgatttgatatgatggaataacaataaattagaggacaatGTTATTCAGTTTATGGAGCATTGAATTTATACCTTCATGCTGATGGTGGGTTTTCGAGGCTGACTTTCACCCCAAAGAATcaaggaaaacaaagagagaataCAAAACCCCACTATAAAGCAAGAACAACTAGTAATATCATCAGAAATATAAACGAGTCTAGTATGCTTTAGCAATATAATTGATTCAAATCAACACCATAAAAAAGCTAGTAACatccatttttgtttcattGATTGTGTTCATTTTCTATGTAATTAGTCTTTGTACAATTATATGATGATGTTTTAGGGACAAAATCATCTAGTCTAGACAATTTAAATGGAAATGCAAAGACGAGCATTATGGAACAATTTATATCTCTATTAGAAGCATGCCTATACCAAAAGCATGGaattcatttcattatttaagaGATCTAACTAGTTAATACTTTGTGCTCCTATATCCAACTACGTATGTCCTAAATGGGTATTAAAGGACTCTTTTTATTTCTCACTTCCCATGGCCAGGCTGCCACAAACATTATTGGGTTGACCCAAATATGACATTGATTACTTATCTTACTTTTCTTACCATGAAAGACTTACCACGAACTCTTTATGTAAACAAATCTTTGTCTGGTCACTTCCAAAAAATCCAGAATCCTTATTCAAACAAGCTTGTCTTCATGATCAATCACCTCTAAAGGATTCAAAATCCTTTTTCATGCAAACAAATCTTCATGACTGGTCACCTCTAAAGAATCCAAGATCCTTTTCTATAGAAACATGCCTTTGTGGTTGGTCACCTCTATATGATCCAGGATTCTTCTTCATGTAAAAGCATATTCATGACCGACTATGACAAAATGCCCTGCCTTATCCTACCATGACCTGAAATAACTTATTATTTAAGTGAAGTATAGGATTGGTCTAAGCATATAAAACTCATCAATCAGAAGAATCGCCTCGACTAAACAAGTACTCTAGCCTTTAGGAGAAACATCTATAATCCTAACACTCGGTCTATAAGTTAAACTCCTTAGAAAACCTTTTAATAGACATAGATTACTTCACTTAATGGATGATCTAACTCTAGCTCATATTGAGGAGACACCATTACACTTTTACTTAAATATTTGATCTTACGTGACAAAAACTCAATAGCTTTTATACGAGCTAAAAATACTTTTCCTATGCAAGAAACCTAGGTTTCCTAACCATTTTAATGCACAATAACACGCCATACAGGATGTAatgtttaataaatgaaaaaacataaatgaacaTGACAATAGCGATAAGGTAGTATAAAATAAGCCTAGACCAAGTAATATTTGATATACATTGTTAAAACCCCACAAGAATAGGctaaagaatcataaaaaaagctaTACAATAAGCAAAATCAATCATTCTTTACCAAAGAGGCCTCTGTTATGGGATTCTACCTGACAAAATCCAAATCATGACTCTCATTTCCTCATAATAGTAGTACCAGACCAGACTGTCCAATATGACCTTGTTATGCAAGGACCTTCACAATCAATTCCCTTCCCTTCAAATGCACTCTCTTATATTCTCATAAATGAAGAACAAAAGATCTAAGACAAGTCAACTTGGATAATTAgggacaaattgaaaaaaaaataaaagccgtTCATCATATCAAGTAACTTGTCCACCATAATGGTTAGCAAAACATTTGTTCATTCGTACATGGCTAGGAGCTTCTTAGAAGAATATTTAAGAGCCTTCAACCAAGATATTACAGTCTAGGTCTCATTGGCCTTCATACAAACCTAGTTACTCTCACTCCCTAAACTTGCATATGCTAACTCTAGTTCCTCCATTTCTTAAcgaatagaaaaaacatattggTCTACCTTCCTAAGGTTCTCGTTGATTGTCTCTAATTGTAATGCTTAAGTATCTTTCTCCTACatgattttctaataaaaattcttGGGAGATTCGAAGTTAAGCTTTTAGTTTCACTTGTGTCTCCCTCATACACCAACAAGATTGAAGGCTCCCCCTATATTTAATATTGGCTTAAGTATTTTGTATAAACACAACCTCCAAACGCTTAGCGAGGCGGGCCTATATTTGAAAAGACTATAAATACCTTTCtataaggaataaaaaattagcaaataaacaaataaaatatgaataaaatttatatagagCACCGTTTGCATAGAAAGCTCTAGTCGATAGGCGAAAGCTACTCTTGTTCCACTGCTCTAAGTCCCTAAAAAGtagatttattttcttgaatgtgCTAATCATAGGTTTGACATTCTCCTTCCATAAAAAAAGGTTATCCTAGAGCAAGGTCATTAACGCTCTagtttatcataaaattatactTAAATGGTAGCACTAAATGAGTATGCTCTTCCTCTAGTATCAAGTATATTCAAGTCTATACTTAAAAGGCTATATAAGCAGCATAGTCAACTAAACTGAATTTAACATTAGTActtaaattgtgaaaaaaaaggatctatatatgtttgattgtatatatatcaataataaatctAAACCAAGTGATGAGAAACATaaggaaaacattattttgGATTTAGTTGACCTCCTTAAAGAAGATGGGTTTGGTAAGCTAATAAACCAACTTCAATTCATAGGACCTCTTGTTCTTGATTTTAAGGATGCTAGTAAGACTAATGAAATGGTATGCAATGGCTAGGTTTTGAGTTGTAGAAATTTAGGTGTAAGTATTTTGTTGAAGGTTAGATAAATATTCCAAACCAAGCCTTAATTAACTAATGTAGTGAAATTATGGTATATAACAAATTCATTAGAAAACAATGTCCAACGTTTAACCACAATCTATATGCAATTACAATATATGCATACACTAGAATGTCAAGATACTTATATAAGGgttttataagaatttttattcatttgagATCTTGAAGT from Populus trichocarpa isolate Nisqually-1 chromosome 5, P.trichocarpa_v4.1, whole genome shotgun sequence includes these protein-coding regions:
- the LOC7489736 gene encoding mitogen-activated protein kinase kinase kinase 20; translation: MEWVRGQCIGSGSSSRVHLATLKQHPSVLAVKSCAESDSSLLENEREVVTELGYCPQIIQYFGDSHTVEEKNERLYNLLLEYAKGGSLSQKLNKFGCFQERDVKDYARSILKGLRHIHAKGFVHCDLKLDNILLFENEEVKIADFGLARKAGKAQGRAEIRGTPLYMAPESVNDNVYESGVDIWALGCAVIEMLTGKPAWSCKPGTNMFVLLIRIGKGDELPTIPEELSQQGKDFLSKCFVKDPKRRWTADMLLEHPFVADQGKGTVPLREEIEVSSTSPRCHFDFPDWVSIQSPSPRSEFLSDDGVGLVFPSLNSSSWISASDRIRQLASDQCCNWSDSGFWVAVR